The following coding sequences lie in one Lolium perenne isolate Kyuss_39 chromosome 2, Kyuss_2.0, whole genome shotgun sequence genomic window:
- the LOC127334269 gene encoding exocyst complex component EXO70B2-like, whose amino-acid sequence MTRAGSRSTLAPRRTLPATVVDDTVAAAAILLDKWHPEDSSSGRSLFLDSTTPHEADAFLRAAKDLHRAMLFYASGITTKDVHGGGHGLIQAQELLDTAMRRLQLELQILLSSLPNVLKFEQDDDVDQSTDALRETCGHLRAVAEAMLAAGYGQECVSVFKERRRASVASALQRLHGFSSSLQQATINKLSWEQIEPKMQSWLSGARAAFASVFAEERDLCDRVFAGENASVGDALFSAVAEDKAMIILAFAEAAVARARRAPERLFRVLDVHDALTETIIPSIVAAFGDKSEVTARAVTLAVTKVGDAARGMVASFEAAIEKEPAKATVAGGAVHPLTRYVMNYLVFLADYENALARIYSAEQFTDTSSSVGSGSDTTSSSSSDLSMSSTSSSSMKLATLSLWSNPIGWLVSVLMRKLDAKAGNYREAALSYLFLANNTHYVAKKVGGGTKLEAVLGEEWAEAQRAKARGYVDVYVRAAWGTKVLRGGAMDEAVVEAATMQERWVAADDDMGEVLRAVAKAAVVPTYRMFYRRQGAAARLTPGDVIGMIDGLFGGRASDISSSNSLVST is encoded by the coding sequence ATGACGCGCGCCGGCAGCCGCAGCACCTTGGCTCCCCGCCGCACGCTCCCGGCCACCGTCGTCGACGACACCGTGGCCGCCGCCGCCATTCTGCTCGACAAATGGCACCCGGAGGATTCTTCTTCCGGCCGCTCCCTCTTCCTCGACTCCACCACCCCGCACGAGGCCGACGCCTTCCTGCGCGCCGCCAAGGACCTGCACCGCGCCATGCTCTTCTACGCGTCCGGTATCACCACCAAGGACGTCCACGGCGGCGGCCACGGTCTCATACAGGCGCAGGAGCTTCTTGACACTGCCATGAGGAGGCTCCAGCTCGAGCTCCAGATCCTCCTCTCCTCCCTACCGAACGTCTTGAAGTTCGAGCAAGACGACGACGTCGACCAGAGCACCGACGCTCTGAGAGAAACGTGCGGCCACCTCCGCGCGGTCGCGGAGGCCATGCTGGCCGCCGGGTACGGCCAGGAGTGCGTCTCCGTCTTCAAGGAGCGCCGCCGCGCGTCCGTGGCTTCCGCGCTACAGCGCCTGCACGGCTTTTCGTCATCCCTGCAGCAGGCCACGATCAACAAGCTATCCTGGGAACAGATTGAACCCAAGATGCAGTCCTGGCTCTCCGGCGCGCGCGCCGCGTTCGCGTCcgtcttcgccgaggaaagagacCTCTGTGACCGCGTCTTCGCCGGGGAAAACGCGTCCGTCGGCGATGCCTTGTTCTCGGCCGTCGCCGAAGATAAGGCAATGATCATCCTCGCGTTCGCCGAGGCCGCCGTGGCGCGCGCGCGCCGCGCCCCGGAGCGGCTGTTCCGCGTGCTCGACGTCCACGACGCGCTCACGGAGACCATCATCCCGTCCATCGTCGCGGCGTTTGGTGACAAGTCGGAGGTCACGGCCCGTGCCGTCACGCTAGCGGTGACCAAGGTCGGCGACGCGGCGCGGGGCATGGTGGCCAGCTTCGAGGCGGCCATCGAGAAGGAGCCCGCCAAGGCCACGGTGGCGGGCGGCGCGGTGCACCCGCTCACCCGCTACGTCATGAACTACCTCGTCTTCCTCGCCGACTACGAGAACGCGTTGGCTCGCATATACTCGGCGGAGCAGTTTACGGACACGTCGTCATCCGTCGGCTCCGGAAGCGACACCACCAGCTCGTCATCGTCGGACCTCTCAATGTCGTCGACATCATCGTCATCGATGAAGCTAGCGACACTTAGCCTGTGGTCGAACCCGATCGGTTGGCTCGTGTCCGTTCTGATGCGGAAGCTGGACGCAAAGGCCGGGAACTACCGGGAGGCGGCGCTGAGCTATTTGTTCCTGGCGAACAACACGCACTACGTGGCCAAGAAGGTGGGCGGCGGCACGAAGCTGGAGGCGGTCCTCGGCGAGGAGTgggcggaggcgcagagggccAAGGCGCGGGGGTACGTGGACGTGTACGTTCGCGCGGCGTGGGGGACCAAGGTGCTCCGCGGCGGCGCCATGGACGAGGCGGTGGTGGAGGCGGCGACGATGCAGGAGAGGTGGGTGGCGGCGGACGATGACATGGGGGAGGTGCTCAGGGCGGTGGCCAAGGCAGCCGTGGTTCCCACGTACAGGATGTTCTACCGGCGGCAGGGAGCTGCGGCCAGGCTAACGCCGGGGGACGTGATCGGCATGATAGACGGGCTGTTCGGCGGCCGGGCGTCAGACATCAGCAGCAGCAATAGCTTAGTCAGCAcctag